In Natrinema amylolyticum, the following are encoded in one genomic region:
- the psmB gene encoding archaeal proteasome endopeptidase complex subunit beta — translation MNNWNQGATPQGNDDPSPYEPELGSLPDGSRGDDNGDTVNKTGTTTIGITTDDGVVIATDMRASLGGRFVSNKDVQKVEQIHPTGALTLVGSVGGAQSFIRTLRSEVNLYESRRGEPMPIEALATLAGNFARGGPFRAINPILGGVDSEGSHVYSIDPAGGVMADDYTVTGSGMQLAYGLLEQEYEDDLSLDEAQSVAARAIKSAVERDTGSGNGVFLAEVTDEGVDIQGHDDFDAVI, via the coding sequence ATGAATAACTGGAATCAGGGGGCGACCCCGCAGGGGAACGACGACCCGTCGCCGTACGAACCCGAACTGGGTTCGCTCCCCGACGGCAGCCGGGGCGACGATAACGGCGATACCGTCAACAAGACCGGGACGACGACCATCGGCATCACGACCGACGACGGCGTCGTCATCGCGACGGACATGCGCGCCAGCCTCGGCGGGCGGTTCGTCTCGAACAAGGACGTCCAGAAGGTCGAGCAGATCCACCCCACGGGTGCGCTGACGCTGGTCGGCTCGGTCGGCGGCGCGCAGTCGTTCATCCGAACGCTGCGCTCCGAGGTCAACCTCTACGAGTCGCGCCGCGGCGAGCCGATGCCCATCGAGGCGCTGGCGACGCTCGCGGGTAACTTCGCCCGCGGCGGCCCGTTCCGAGCGATCAACCCCATCCTCGGCGGCGTCGACAGCGAGGGCAGCCACGTCTACAGCATCGACCCCGCCGGCGGCGTCATGGCCGACGACTACACCGTCACCGGCAGCGGGATGCAACTCGCCTACGGGCTCCTCGAGCAGGAGTACGAGGACGACCTCTCGCTGGACGAGGCGCAGTCGGTCGCGGCTCGCGCGATCAAGAGCGCCGTCGAGCGCGACACCGGCTCCGGGAACGGCGTCTTCCTCGCCGAGGTCACGGACGAGGGCGTCGACATCCAGGGTCACGACGACTTCGACGCGGTCATCTAG
- the psmA gene encoding archaeal proteasome endopeptidase complex subunit alpha — MQGQSNQQAYDRGITIFSPDGRLYQVEYAREAVKRGTASVGLRTPDGVVLAANRQVNSPLMERESVEKIHKADDHVGVASAGHVADARQLVDLARRRAQGEQLRYGQQIGVETLTRAVTDHIQEYTQTGGARPFGVALLVGGIDDGEPKLFETDPSGTDYEWKAAAIGGDRDTIQGYLEEHYREDLDVDGGIEVALSALSAAEEEVVDAEDVDVATVTTDDESFRSVETDRLESIVTEIDQPEESDE; from the coding sequence ATGCAAGGACAATCCAATCAGCAGGCGTACGATCGGGGGATCACCATTTTCTCCCCGGACGGACGCCTCTACCAGGTCGAGTACGCCCGCGAGGCCGTCAAGCGCGGAACCGCGAGCGTCGGTCTCCGCACGCCCGACGGCGTCGTCCTCGCCGCCAACCGGCAGGTCAACTCACCGCTCATGGAGCGCGAGAGCGTCGAAAAGATCCACAAGGCCGACGACCACGTCGGCGTCGCGAGCGCCGGCCACGTCGCCGACGCACGCCAGCTCGTCGACCTCGCCCGTCGCCGCGCACAGGGCGAACAGCTCCGCTACGGCCAGCAGATCGGCGTCGAGACGCTGACGCGAGCGGTCACTGACCACATCCAAGAGTACACCCAGACCGGCGGTGCCCGCCCGTTCGGCGTCGCCCTCCTCGTCGGCGGCATCGACGACGGCGAGCCGAAACTGTTCGAGACCGACCCCTCCGGGACGGACTACGAGTGGAAGGCGGCCGCCATCGGCGGCGACCGCGACACCATCCAGGGCTACCTCGAGGAGCACTACCGCGAGGATCTCGACGTCGACGGCGGCATCGAAGTCGCGCTGAGTGCACTCAGCGCCGCCGAGGAAGAAGTCGTCGACGCCGAGGACGTCGACGTCGCGACGGTCACGACCGACGACGAATCGTTCCGATCGGTCGAGACCGACCGCCTCGAGTCGATCGTCACGGAGATCGACCAGCCGGAGGAGAGCGATGAATAA
- a CDS encoding divalent metal cation transporter, whose translation MSGESASASAFVKAIPGGETIHGALYRYGLGIMFAANVFGAGSVYILADTGANFAYSLLWVLPLAFLIDIALHDMSARLAVADEPLADYIVDAVPIGGQPLLIGVSLMSALWAVSNYAVAGAALAWLVPFFDNVIVGIVLAAGFGIAIVQMKVYDRIEAVIAVMVFAVFGSYGLLLAGLDVPWQSVAAGLQPALATDIGYLTAVIALLGTTVYWPNFFIQSSIQPTKEWSDIWDYRRDNAAGIATTLTIGSFVMIVSAVTLSEGNMTLTGPGVPLAEIIGHGALVVFMIAVLCATITSATGTLFGAGFIIPQSLGRHTVFGDTAFRRTVIALVVLSAATALPMLLYTGFGPVEMAIIMPAVNGAIGLPLTVFALIGAVNKYYDIDWYENLGFLAAGIVLLIGSLMTVQSLYETIMGIL comes from the coding sequence ATGAGCGGTGAGTCGGCCTCGGCGTCGGCGTTCGTCAAGGCCATTCCCGGCGGTGAAACGATACACGGTGCGCTCTACAGATACGGCCTGGGAATCATGTTCGCTGCGAACGTGTTCGGTGCGGGGTCGGTGTACATCCTCGCCGACACGGGCGCGAACTTCGCGTACTCCCTGTTGTGGGTGCTCCCGCTCGCGTTCCTCATCGATATCGCACTGCACGACATGAGTGCCCGCCTCGCCGTCGCCGACGAACCGCTCGCCGATTACATCGTCGACGCCGTTCCGATCGGGGGTCAACCGCTCCTCATCGGGGTTTCACTGATGTCCGCTCTGTGGGCCGTGTCGAACTACGCCGTCGCCGGAGCGGCGCTCGCCTGGCTCGTTCCGTTCTTCGACAACGTGATCGTCGGCATCGTGCTCGCAGCCGGGTTCGGCATCGCCATCGTGCAGATGAAGGTCTACGATCGGATCGAAGCAGTGATCGCCGTGATGGTGTTCGCCGTCTTCGGTTCGTACGGCCTGCTCCTCGCGGGGCTCGACGTTCCGTGGCAATCCGTAGCAGCGGGACTTCAGCCGGCGCTCGCGACCGATATCGGCTACCTCACTGCAGTCATCGCCCTGCTGGGGACGACGGTCTACTGGCCGAACTTCTTCATCCAGTCGAGCATCCAGCCGACGAAGGAGTGGTCGGACATCTGGGATTACCGCCGGGACAACGCCGCCGGGATCGCGACGACGCTCACCATCGGCAGCTTCGTGATGATCGTCTCGGCAGTCACCCTCTCCGAGGGGAACATGACGCTGACGGGCCCCGGTGTCCCGCTCGCGGAGATCATCGGTCACGGAGCGCTCGTCGTGTTCATGATCGCGGTGCTCTGTGCGACCATCACGTCGGCGACCGGGACGCTGTTCGGTGCCGGGTTCATCATTCCGCAGTCGCTCGGGCGACACACGGTCTTCGGTGATACCGCGTTCCGACGAACGGTCATCGCACTGGTCGTCCTCTCGGCCGCGACCGCCCTGCCGATGCTGCTCTACACGGGATTCGGTCCCGTCGAGATGGCGATCATCATGCCGGCCGTCAACGGCGCGATCGGGCTTCCCCTGACCGTCTTCGCGCTCATCGGAGCCGTGAACAAGTACTACGACATCGATTGGTACGAGAACCTCGGCTTCCTGGCCGCGGGGATCGTCCTGCTGATCGGGAGCCTGATGACGGTCCAGTCGCTCTACGAGACGATCATGGGCATCCTCTAA
- a CDS encoding sulfite exporter TauE/SafE family protein produces MLELPFELSLVLLLVSIAFFSGIGITTIGPGGIFVTIALYSLTPLASSQVAGTAHATFVVTGLVGSAAYLHSGEMNTGESRAIAIILSGSSVVGALVGAYVNTFVPRSVFGLLLGGVAMAVGGIILYRERRGFSPIYDLEPLTRSGRLVLAGLGFVLGVCSGLLGIGGPVLAVPALVLVGVPMLLAVAVAQVQSIFIATFAASGYFLQGNVLVPLAVVVGTPLLLGVVVGWRVAHAIDPEKLKVALGVVLLGVGPYLAL; encoded by the coding sequence ATGCTCGAGTTGCCCTTCGAACTCTCGCTGGTCCTGTTGCTCGTCTCGATCGCCTTCTTCTCGGGGATCGGTATCACCACCATCGGCCCCGGGGGAATCTTCGTAACGATCGCGCTGTACTCGCTGACGCCGCTGGCCTCGAGCCAGGTCGCCGGCACCGCCCACGCCACGTTCGTCGTCACGGGGCTCGTCGGCAGCGCCGCCTACCTCCACTCCGGGGAGATGAACACCGGCGAGAGCCGCGCGATCGCGATCATCCTCAGCGGCTCGAGCGTCGTCGGCGCGCTCGTCGGCGCGTACGTGAACACCTTCGTTCCGCGCTCCGTGTTCGGACTCTTACTCGGCGGCGTCGCGATGGCCGTCGGTGGCATCATCCTCTACCGAGAGCGTCGGGGCTTTAGCCCGATTTACGACCTCGAGCCGCTGACTCGGTCCGGTCGACTCGTCTTGGCGGGGCTCGGGTTCGTCCTCGGCGTCTGTAGCGGTCTGTTGGGGATCGGCGGCCCCGTCCTGGCCGTCCCCGCGCTGGTACTCGTCGGCGTCCCCATGCTGCTCGCCGTGGCCGTCGCGCAGGTCCAGTCGATCTTCATCGCGACGTTCGCGGCGTCGGGCTACTTCCTCCAAGGGAACGTCCTCGTCCCGCTCGCGGTCGTCGTCGGGACGCCGCTGCTGCTCGGCGTCGTCGTCGGCTGGCGAGTCGCTCACGCGATCGATCCCGAGAAGCTGAAGGTCGCGCTGGGAGTCGTCCTGCTGGGCGTCGGACCCTATCTCGCTCTCTGA
- a CDS encoding universal stress protein, which produces MPSRILIPFDDTEPARDALEYAFDLFPDGEYVVLIVVDTASLPYIPNTADDAEPSDETRELLSEAEEVLSAAEAVADDRGVDADIETRTRLGTPAQEIVEHTENEPIDHVVIGSHGRSGITRILLGSVAEVVVRNSPVPVTVVR; this is translated from the coding sequence ATGCCATCGCGGATCCTGATCCCGTTCGACGACACCGAGCCCGCCCGCGACGCCCTCGAGTACGCGTTCGATCTGTTTCCCGACGGCGAGTACGTCGTCCTGATCGTCGTCGATACCGCGTCGCTGCCGTACATCCCGAACACCGCCGACGACGCCGAACCCAGCGACGAGACGCGGGAACTCTTGTCCGAAGCCGAGGAGGTGCTGTCGGCGGCCGAGGCCGTCGCCGATGACCGCGGCGTCGACGCCGACATCGAAACGCGAACGCGACTGGGAACGCCGGCTCAGGAGATCGTCGAGCACACCGAAAACGAACCGATCGACCACGTCGTCATCGGTAGCCACGGTCGGTCGGGTATCACGCGGATTCTCCTCGGGAGCGTCGCGGAGGTCGTCGTCAGAAACTCGCCCGTACCGGTCACGGTCGTTCGATGA
- a CDS encoding SPW repeat protein, with amino-acid sequence MSDYDGTENPETPWRGDEDGASEHDGRGDEELTGRDRTPHEPNPDERGTWLAALVGLLGLALLVEAVVLDLAASQFWNDVFVGATLFLAGAYNYYSRSNREFGSLGVASLVALLGLWLVAAPFLLGTGSGATETASDVGFWTDIVVGLLAFGLGTYSAYAIRDRRRRADVRGTAT; translated from the coding sequence ATGAGCGATTACGACGGAACCGAGAACCCCGAGACACCCTGGCGGGGCGACGAAGACGGCGCGTCCGAACACGACGGCCGCGGGGACGAAGAACTGACGGGCCGCGATCGAACGCCCCACGAACCCAATCCGGACGAACGTGGCACGTGGCTCGCGGCGCTCGTGGGCCTGCTCGGGCTCGCTCTGCTCGTCGAGGCCGTCGTCCTCGACCTCGCCGCGAGCCAGTTCTGGAACGACGTCTTCGTGGGCGCGACGCTGTTCCTCGCCGGCGCGTACAACTACTACTCCCGATCGAACCGCGAGTTCGGGAGCCTCGGCGTCGCCTCGCTCGTCGCACTCCTCGGACTGTGGCTCGTCGCCGCCCCGTTCCTGCTCGGCACCGGATCGGGCGCGACGGAGACGGCGAGCGACGTCGGCTTCTGGACCGATATCGTCGTCGGCCTGCTCGCGTTCGGACTCGGTACTTACAGCGCCTATGCGATCCGCGACCGACGCCGGCGAGCGGACGTGCGCGGAACGGCGACCTGA
- a CDS encoding potassium channel family protein, with protein sequence MNPFYLVAGIVILVAAIVDIIWTTLWVDGGSGPVSGRLTTGVWHGLRTVSRDHDRALSIAGPLILILTLAMWIGLIWLGWTLVFASYPHSLISTRTGAVADWSGRFYYVAYTMFTDGNGDYTPLGDVWEIASAFTTASGMAFVTLGVSYILTVLGAVSNKRSFASTVTGLGERSEALVRSGWTGEDFQGLDLALESLASDLSMLAEQHKSYPILHYYHSEQADRASAVAVPVFDEALALFRYGVPDDASPDPAIIENGRSSAESYIETLDAAFIEAADEVPPSPDLDRLREDDIPTVSDAEFEAELEEMIERRRHLLGIVRGDAWEWPPVGE encoded by the coding sequence ATGAACCCGTTCTATCTCGTCGCCGGGATCGTCATTCTCGTCGCTGCGATCGTGGACATCATCTGGACGACCCTCTGGGTCGACGGCGGTTCCGGTCCCGTTTCCGGTCGGCTCACGACCGGCGTCTGGCACGGCCTCCGGACCGTCAGTAGGGATCACGACAGAGCGCTCAGTATCGCCGGACCGCTCATCCTCATCCTCACGCTCGCGATGTGGATCGGCCTCATCTGGCTCGGGTGGACGCTCGTCTTCGCCAGCTATCCTCACTCCCTCATCAGTACGCGCACCGGCGCAGTCGCCGACTGGTCGGGACGGTTCTACTACGTCGCCTACACCATGTTCACGGACGGCAACGGCGACTACACGCCCCTCGGTGACGTCTGGGAGATCGCCAGCGCGTTCACGACGGCCTCCGGAATGGCCTTCGTCACGCTCGGCGTCTCCTACATTCTCACCGTTCTCGGAGCCGTCTCGAATAAACGCTCCTTTGCCAGTACCGTCACGGGACTGGGAGAGCGAAGCGAAGCGCTCGTCCGATCGGGCTGGACCGGCGAGGACTTTCAGGGCCTCGATCTGGCCCTCGAGTCGCTCGCGTCGGATCTGAGCATGCTGGCCGAGCAGCACAAATCCTATCCGATCCTCCACTACTACCACAGCGAGCAGGCCGATCGAGCGTCGGCCGTCGCGGTTCCCGTCTTCGACGAGGCGCTCGCACTCTTTCGCTACGGCGTTCCGGACGACGCCAGCCCGGATCCCGCGATCATCGAGAACGGCCGCTCGAGCGCCGAGAGCTACATCGAGACGCTCGACGCCGCGTTCATCGAAGCCGCCGACGAGGTGCCGCCCTCGCCCGACCTCGATCGACTCCGGGAGGACGACATCCCGACCGTTTCCGACGCCGAGTTCGAGGCCGAACTCGAGGAGATGATCGAGCGCCGCCGGCACCTACTCGGCATCGTTCGCGGTGACGCCTGGGAGTGGCCGCCGGTCGGGGAGTGA
- a CDS encoding dihydrolipoyl dehydrogenase: protein MEEYDFLVIGSGSGLDVANAAANQGQSVAVVEKGRLGGTCLNRGCIPSKQLLYHADVMETIQQADEFGIDATVNDVQFADIVREVTEDVHGSSDSIERGLASSDRIDLYRAEGRFVDERTLELSGGDRDGERLAADTVLVAAGTRPAIPPIDGIETVDYLTSREALQLETPPDHLVIVGGGYIAAELGQFFGTFGSDVSIVGRRPNLLPDADEEVAAEFTERYEDRFDVYTGYEATAAMQSDGSITVEARPFPEPEGDAANDVDPVSVTGDELLVAAGRVPNTDTLNVETAGIETDAAGFVETDEYLRTTADGVWALGDIVGEYLLKHNANHEARAVARNLFGDELEPVDYSAMPFAVFASPEVAGVGLTEQELRAADREYAKRTYRYEETARGSAMKAEGFVKPIIDLEGEILGCHIIGPEASDLIQEVVVAMTAGSGTVRDIRESIHIHPALSEVVQRAFSGQFTRGGGHDHGH, encoded by the coding sequence ATGGAGGAGTACGATTTTCTCGTCATCGGTTCCGGATCAGGCCTCGACGTGGCGAACGCAGCGGCGAATCAGGGGCAGTCGGTCGCGGTCGTCGAGAAGGGACGGCTCGGCGGGACCTGCCTCAACCGCGGCTGTATCCCCTCGAAGCAACTGTTGTACCACGCCGACGTGATGGAGACGATCCAGCAGGCCGACGAGTTCGGGATCGACGCGACCGTGAACGACGTCCAGTTCGCCGACATCGTCCGGGAGGTCACCGAGGACGTCCACGGCAGTTCGGACTCGATCGAACGCGGACTCGCGTCGTCGGACCGGATCGATCTGTATCGGGCCGAAGGCCGATTCGTCGACGAGCGGACGCTCGAGCTCTCCGGCGGGGACCGGGACGGCGAGCGCCTCGCCGCGGACACCGTCCTCGTCGCGGCGGGGACGCGCCCGGCGATTCCGCCCATCGACGGCATCGAGACCGTCGACTACCTCACCAGCCGGGAGGCCCTCCAGTTAGAGACCCCGCCGGATCACCTCGTCATCGTCGGTGGCGGCTACATCGCCGCCGAACTGGGACAGTTCTTCGGCACGTTCGGCAGCGACGTGTCGATCGTCGGCCGGCGGCCGAATCTCCTCCCCGACGCCGACGAGGAAGTAGCGGCCGAGTTTACCGAACGGTACGAGGACCGGTTCGACGTGTACACCGGCTACGAGGCCACCGCGGCCATGCAGTCCGACGGATCGATCACCGTCGAGGCACGGCCCTTCCCGGAACCGGAGGGCGACGCGGCGAACGACGTCGATCCAGTCTCCGTTACCGGCGACGAACTGCTCGTCGCGGCCGGTCGGGTTCCGAACACGGACACGCTGAACGTCGAGACCGCCGGCATCGAAACCGATGCGGCCGGGTTCGTCGAGACCGACGAGTACCTGCGGACGACCGCCGACGGCGTCTGGGCGCTCGGCGACATCGTCGGCGAGTACCTGCTCAAACACAACGCGAATCACGAGGCGCGGGCCGTCGCGCGGAACCTGTTCGGCGACGAGCTCGAGCCGGTCGACTACTCCGCGATGCCCTTTGCCGTCTTCGCCTCGCCCGAGGTCGCCGGCGTTGGTCTCACCGAACAGGAACTGCGCGCCGCCGACCGCGAGTACGCCAAACGAACCTACCGCTACGAGGAGACCGCCCGCGGGAGCGCGATGAAAGCGGAGGGATTCGTCAAGCCGATCATCGATCTCGAGGGCGAGATTCTGGGCTGTCACATCATCGGCCCCGAGGCCTCGGATCTGATCCAGGAGGTCGTCGTCGCGATGACGGCCGGCTCCGGGACGGTTCGGGACATCCGGGAGTCGATTCACATCCACCCCGCGCTCTCGGAGGTCGTCCAGCGGGCGTTCTCCGGACAGTTCACTCGGGGCGGCGGGCACGACCACGGTCACTGA
- a CDS encoding DNA topoisomerase VI subunit B, which produces MTSFQSTLGDDAGIAEELAESQQSISIAEFFEKNKHMLGFDSGARGLVTAVKEAVDNALDAAEESGILPDIYVEIQEAGDYYRLIVEDNGPGLTKESLPKVFGKLLYGSRFHAREQSRGQQGIGISAAVLYAQLTSGKPAKITSRTQGSSEAEYFELIVDTDSNEPEISVEEKTTWDRPHGTRIELEMEANMRARQQLHDYIKHTAVVNPHARLELREPQEHFKFERATDQLPEETEEIRPHPHGVELGTVMKMLAATDSQTVSGFVQEEFTRVGKKTADSIIDEFRDRYYGREMRWRPPASHEEIDLHAAVEDATANKGPDATAAFAEAITEAVADRDRIAHHELLAAVESAAETVEDDHGTTFGDTVRENAVEAVWLELVDAVEAAGDAAADAADSEDGPETEPAVDGDSRLVADLYDLADDATSTRKDDEVIHAFADRLAAKFEDELESGDEDDGNVRHRLTRKELRTHVDRAADLTEEYDDVSFGETARENVADAIWGVMATVPDDPPLVRELDGDRDATSNLVDAMRATDIMAPPTRCLAPISEDLITAGLEKEFDADFYASATRDAGVSGGDPFIVEAGIAYGGDLPAEGTGEVMRFANRVPLVYQRGACATTDVVKSIGWRNYGLDQPGGSGLPNGPVVIMVHVASTNVPFTSESKDAVANVPEIEDEIELAIREAARDLKSYLNKRRSMQKRRKKQNVLGKILPEMATKVAEVTDREEPDIDDAIARIMNNVLVERDVEANGDGKAVSVVVENNSSTNESLEITDIVSAEPTDLSDGATVVEMDGEWFVKWEPEVSSDDEAALEYEVPDDATFDLDVKGVESEKLTVKQ; this is translated from the coding sequence ATGACGTCGTTCCAGTCGACACTCGGTGACGACGCGGGGATCGCCGAGGAGCTGGCCGAAAGCCAGCAGTCGATCTCCATCGCCGAGTTCTTCGAGAAGAACAAGCACATGCTCGGCTTCGACAGCGGCGCTCGAGGCCTCGTCACGGCCGTCAAGGAGGCCGTCGACAACGCCTTAGACGCCGCCGAGGAGTCGGGCATTCTCCCGGACATCTACGTCGAGATTCAGGAGGCCGGCGACTACTACCGCCTGATCGTCGAGGACAACGGTCCGGGACTCACGAAAGAATCGCTCCCGAAGGTTTTCGGGAAGCTCCTCTACGGCTCTCGCTTTCACGCACGCGAACAATCCCGCGGACAGCAGGGGATCGGTATCTCTGCCGCCGTTCTCTACGCCCAGCTGACCAGCGGGAAACCCGCCAAGATCACCAGCCGAACGCAGGGCTCGAGCGAGGCCGAGTACTTCGAGCTCATCGTCGATACCGACAGTAACGAGCCCGAAATCAGCGTCGAGGAGAAGACCACGTGGGACCGCCCCCACGGGACGCGCATCGAACTCGAGATGGAAGCCAACATGCGCGCCCGTCAGCAGCTCCACGACTACATCAAGCACACGGCGGTCGTCAACCCTCACGCCCGCCTCGAGCTGCGCGAGCCGCAGGAGCACTTCAAGTTCGAGCGCGCGACCGACCAGCTCCCGGAAGAGACCGAGGAGATCCGGCCCCACCCTCACGGCGTCGAACTCGGCACCGTGATGAAGATGCTCGCGGCGACGGACTCCCAGACGGTGTCGGGATTCGTCCAGGAGGAGTTCACCCGCGTCGGAAAGAAGACCGCCGACTCGATCATCGACGAGTTCCGCGACCGATACTACGGCCGCGAGATGCGCTGGCGACCGCCGGCGAGTCACGAGGAGATCGACCTCCACGCCGCAGTCGAGGACGCGACGGCGAACAAGGGTCCCGACGCGACGGCCGCGTTCGCCGAGGCTATCACCGAGGCGGTCGCGGACCGCGATCGCATCGCCCATCACGAACTGCTCGCAGCCGTGGAATCGGCCGCCGAGACGGTCGAAGACGACCACGGAACGACGTTCGGCGACACCGTCCGCGAGAACGCCGTCGAGGCCGTCTGGCTCGAGCTGGTCGACGCCGTGGAGGCGGCGGGTGACGCCGCCGCGGACGCAGCCGACAGCGAAGACGGGCCGGAGACCGAACCGGCGGTCGACGGTGACTCGCGGCTGGTCGCAGACCTCTACGACCTCGCCGACGACGCGACGAGCACCCGCAAGGACGACGAGGTCATCCACGCCTTCGCCGACCGGCTCGCGGCCAAGTTCGAGGACGAACTCGAGAGCGGCGACGAGGACGACGGGAATGTCCGTCACCGGCTCACCCGGAAGGAGCTTCGGACGCACGTCGACCGGGCCGCCGACCTCACTGAGGAGTACGACGACGTTTCCTTCGGCGAGACAGCCCGCGAGAACGTCGCCGACGCGATCTGGGGCGTGATGGCCACCGTGCCGGACGATCCGCCGCTCGTCCGGGAACTCGACGGCGACCGCGACGCGACCAGCAACCTCGTCGACGCGATGCGCGCGACCGACATCATGGCACCGCCGACGCGGTGTCTCGCGCCCATCTCCGAGGATCTCATCACCGCCGGCCTCGAGAAGGAGTTCGACGCCGACTTCTACGCCTCGGCGACGCGGGACGCCGGCGTCTCCGGCGGCGATCCGTTTATCGTCGAGGCCGGGATCGCCTACGGCGGCGACCTGCCGGCCGAAGGAACCGGTGAAGTCATGCGATTCGCGAATCGGGTACCGCTGGTCTACCAGCGCGGTGCCTGTGCGACGACGGACGTGGTCAAGTCGATCGGCTGGCGAAATTACGGGCTCGACCAGCCCGGCGGCTCCGGGCTGCCGAACGGACCGGTCGTGATCATGGTCCACGTCGCCTCGACCAACGTCCCCTTCACGAGCGAATCGAAAGACGCCGTCGCGAACGTCCCCGAGATCGAAGACGAGATCGAACTCGCGATCCGGGAGGCGGCCCGCGACCTCAAGAGCTACCTCAACAAGCGCCGGTCGATGCAAAAGCGCCGGAAGAAACAGAACGTTCTCGGGAAGATTCTCCCGGAGATGGCCACGAAGGTCGCCGAAGTCACCGACCGCGAGGAGCCCGACATCGACGATGCGATCGCGCGAATCATGAACAACGTCCTGGTCGAGCGCGACGTCGAAGCGAACGGCGACGGGAAGGCGGTCTCGGTCGTCGTCGAGAACAACTCGAGCACGAACGAGTCCCTCGAGATCACCGACATCGTCTCGGCCGAGCCCACCGATCTCTCCGACGGTGCGACCGTCGTCGAGATGGACGGCGAGTGGTTCGTCAAGTGGGAACCCGAGGTATCGAGCGACGACGAGGCGGCCCTCGAGTACGAGGTGCCGGACGATGCGACGTTTGATCTGGACGTCAAAGGCGTCGAAAGCGAGAAACTCACGGTGAAACAATGA
- a CDS encoding DNA topoisomerase IV subunit A — protein MSADDTEQAREQLIDLAAQFYDQFELGEIPHMSVPTRTKNNIEYDEEMDVWVYGDRESTRSANSVRGARKLLKAIYTIEFLADQLEEDRSSTLRELYYLSESWDNEEAQFTSQDESNSMVEDLEIVSGITREDFHMRPEESGATIMGPLYLREQTRRGERKIHCQEDVGEGGYQIPNNPDTIEFLDSDADFILAVETGGMRDRLVENGFDEEYNALVVHLKGQPARATRRITKRLHDELDLPVTVFTDGDPWSYRIYGSVAYGSIKSAHLSEYLATPEADFIGIQPADIVEYELPTDPLSDSDINALESELEDPRFQTDYWEEQIELQLDLGKKSEQQSLASHGLDFVTDTYLPERLSEMGVL, from the coding sequence ATGAGCGCAGACGATACCGAACAGGCACGAGAGCAGTTGATCGATCTCGCGGCGCAGTTCTACGACCAGTTCGAACTGGGCGAGATCCCCCACATGTCCGTGCCGACGCGGACGAAGAACAACATCGAGTACGACGAGGAGATGGACGTCTGGGTCTACGGCGACCGCGAGTCGACCCGGTCGGCAAACTCCGTCCGCGGGGCCCGCAAACTCCTGAAGGCGATCTACACCATCGAATTCCTCGCCGATCAACTCGAGGAGGACCGCTCCTCGACCCTGCGTGAACTCTACTACCTCTCGGAGAGCTGGGACAACGAGGAGGCCCAGTTCACCAGTCAGGACGAGTCGAACAGCATGGTCGAGGACTTGGAGATCGTCTCGGGAATCACCCGCGAGGACTTCCACATGCGCCCCGAGGAGTCGGGGGCGACGATCATGGGGCCGCTGTATCTGCGAGAGCAGACCCGCCGCGGCGAACGGAAGATCCACTGTCAGGAGGACGTCGGCGAGGGGGGCTATCAGATTCCGAACAACCCCGATACGATCGAGTTCCTCGACAGTGACGCCGACTTCATCCTCGCGGTGGAGACCGGTGGCATGCGCGACCGGCTCGTCGAGAACGGCTTCGACGAGGAGTACAACGCTCTCGTCGTCCACCTCAAGGGCCAGCCCGCGCGGGCGACTCGTCGGATCACCAAGCGCCTGCACGACGAACTCGATCTCCCCGTTACTGTCTTTACAGACGGTGACCCGTGGTCGTACCGCATCTACGGCTCCGTCGCCTACGGCTCGATCAAGTCCGCCCACCTCTCGGAGTATCTGGCGACGCCCGAGGCGGACTTCATCGGCATCCAGCCCGCCGACATCGTCGAGTACGAACTGCCGACCGACCCGCTCTCGGATTCGGACATCAACGCCTTAGAGAGCGAACTCGAGGACCCGCGCTTCCAGACCGACTACTGGGAGGAGCAGATCGAACTGCAACTCGACCTCGGGAAGAAGTCCGAACAGCAGTCACTGGCGTCTCACGGGCTTGACTTCGTGACGGACACCTACCTCCCCGAACGTCTCAGTGAGATGGGCGTCCTCTGA